The proteins below are encoded in one region of Paeniglutamicibacter cryotolerans:
- a CDS encoding LysR family transcriptional regulator, with the protein MPALTALEMLVAVHQGGSLSAAGKQLGLSQQAVSSRMRSLESQIGADLLARTPRGTTLTEKGTLIAGWAEQILAAAERLDRGIASIRSEGVRELKVAASQTMAEHLVPRWLVVLRREQESLGIIPTVVELKVANSQDTVSLVRSGQVDLGFVESPQLPSDLKTAAVGADDLLLVVAPRHPWARRRRPVTVSELAATALVAREQGSGTRDALEFLLRQAGATTLRDPIVELSTAAAVRSSIAAGTAPGVLSALAVRDDLALHRLVEVKVEGLLLRRPLNVIWRTGNIPPQGPARDLAAIAARAVPGSGVEAQACD; encoded by the coding sequence ATGCCCGCACTCACCGCGTTGGAAATGCTGGTCGCGGTTCATCAAGGGGGATCGCTCTCGGCCGCCGGAAAACAGTTGGGCCTGTCGCAACAAGCCGTTTCGTCGCGGATGCGTTCCCTGGAATCCCAGATCGGGGCCGACCTCCTGGCCCGGACCCCACGCGGAACCACCCTGACCGAAAAGGGAACCTTGATCGCAGGGTGGGCCGAACAGATCCTTGCAGCGGCTGAACGGCTGGATCGGGGCATCGCTTCGATCCGGTCGGAGGGTGTACGAGAGTTGAAGGTCGCTGCCAGCCAAACAATGGCGGAGCATCTGGTGCCCCGGTGGCTGGTGGTGCTGCGTCGTGAGCAGGAGAGCCTCGGAATCATTCCTACCGTCGTGGAGCTGAAGGTGGCCAATAGCCAGGACACGGTGTCGCTCGTGCGTTCAGGGCAAGTAGACCTTGGCTTTGTCGAAAGCCCGCAGCTTCCTTCCGACCTCAAGACCGCGGCCGTCGGGGCAGATGACCTGCTCCTTGTCGTGGCTCCTCGGCATCCCTGGGCCCGGCGCAGACGACCGGTCACTGTGAGCGAGCTGGCTGCAACGGCCTTGGTTGCTCGGGAACAGGGCAGTGGAACCCGCGATGCCCTTGAATTCCTGCTGAGGCAGGCGGGCGCCACGACCCTGCGAGATCCCATCGTGGAGCTATCCACTGCCGCTGCGGTGCGCTCCTCGATCGCTGCCGGCACCGCACCGGGCGTGCTCAGCGCATTGGCGGTCCGAGATGACCTTGCCCTGCATCGACTCGTCGAGGTCAAGGTGGAGGGGCTCCTCCTTCGCCGCCCGTTGAACGTTATCTGGCGTACCGGAAACATACCGCCGCAGGGCCCGGCCCGGGACTTGGCAGCCATTGCCGCCAGGGCTGTTCCGGGTTCGGGTGTGGAGGCTCAAGCGTGCGATTGA
- a CDS encoding alpha/beta fold hydrolase, whose product MFAHGFGTDQSMWNKILPSLIDHYRVILFDHVGSGGSDQSAYDSATYCLLDAYVDDLMELCAELDLVDATLIGHSVGAMMAISAAAKDHSRRWGRLILLTASPSYLDYPEDGYVGGFTRQDIAEVFESLDANYLVWAESMAPVYMNTPDAPELDHEIQGSFGRISPRVARDFARVAFLSDVRHLLPEVRIPALILQSTDDIVTPEQVGTYLHEHLRASTLVRLEATGHFPQSSAPEETVAAILSYLKQT is encoded by the coding sequence GTGTTCGCGCACGGATTCGGCACCGATCAGAGCATGTGGAACAAGATCCTCCCCTCGCTCATCGACCATTACCGGGTCATCTTGTTCGACCATGTGGGCTCCGGCGGTTCGGATCAGTCCGCCTACGATTCGGCCACCTATTGCCTGCTTGACGCCTACGTCGATGACCTGATGGAGCTCTGCGCGGAGCTCGACCTGGTGGATGCCACCCTCATCGGCCACAGCGTGGGAGCCATGATGGCCATCAGCGCCGCAGCCAAGGACCACAGCCGCCGCTGGGGGCGCCTCATCCTGCTCACTGCCTCTCCGAGCTACCTCGACTACCCCGAGGACGGCTATGTGGGAGGGTTCACCCGGCAGGACATCGCCGAGGTCTTCGAATCCCTCGACGCCAATTATCTGGTGTGGGCCGAATCAATGGCACCGGTCTACATGAACACACCGGATGCGCCCGAGCTTGATCATGAGATCCAGGGCAGCTTCGGCCGGATCAGTCCCCGTGTTGCCCGCGATTTCGCCCGGGTGGCCTTCCTCTCCGATGTCCGGCACTTGCTGCCCGAGGTCAGGATCCCGGCATTGATCCTGCAGAGCACCGACGACATCGTCACCCCGGAGCAGGTGGGAACGTACCTGCATGAGCACCTCCGTGCCAGCACCCTGGTCAGGCTCGAGGCCACCGGGCACTTCCCCCAAAGCAGTGCGCCGGAAGAAACCGTCGCGGCGATCCTCAGCTACCTGAAGCAGACATGA
- a CDS encoding TDT family transporter, whose amino-acid sequence MRTMETLTADAPHITDQQLTQERSRGNRAFLQNLERPSELFSHLTPNWFASVMGTGILATAAATLPVQFPGLRIAATILWMLASMLLAGLIAATAWHWIRHRATAMGHHRHPVMAHFYGAPPMAMLTVGAGTLLLGKDVLGEQLALDIDMVLWSTGTLLGLVTAIAIPYLQFTRHQVDVGSAFGGWLMPVVPPMVSASTGALLLPYLPAGQARLSMLLACYAMFGLSLLASLVIIPLIWNRLALHKIGAAATVPTLWIVLGPLGQSITAANLLGGNAHLAAPEPLAGAMEAFGVLYGVPVLGFALLWATLAAAITLRTARRGLPFSLTWWSFTFPVGTCVTGLTGLAIHTHLAAFEWMAVAGYAFLVAAWIVVATRTFHGSIILGTLFQPPKP is encoded by the coding sequence ATGAGAACTATGGAAACTTTGACCGCTGACGCGCCCCATATCACTGACCAACAGCTGACCCAGGAACGAAGCAGGGGTAACCGAGCTTTTCTCCAGAATCTGGAACGACCCTCGGAGCTGTTTTCCCATCTCACACCCAACTGGTTCGCTTCGGTGATGGGCACCGGAATCCTCGCGACAGCCGCTGCAACACTGCCGGTGCAATTCCCCGGACTGCGCATAGCGGCCACGATCCTCTGGATGCTGGCGTCCATGTTGCTGGCCGGGTTGATTGCGGCCACCGCGTGGCATTGGATCCGCCACCGTGCCACCGCCATGGGCCACCACCGCCATCCGGTGATGGCACACTTCTACGGCGCACCGCCCATGGCCATGCTCACCGTGGGCGCCGGAACCCTGCTGCTGGGCAAGGACGTCCTGGGCGAACAGCTGGCCCTGGACATCGACATGGTGCTGTGGAGCACGGGCACCCTGCTGGGCCTGGTGACCGCCATCGCCATCCCCTATCTGCAGTTCACCCGGCACCAAGTGGACGTCGGCAGCGCCTTCGGTGGTTGGCTGATGCCGGTGGTACCGCCCATGGTCTCGGCCTCCACCGGGGCGCTGCTGCTGCCCTACCTCCCCGCGGGGCAGGCCCGGCTAAGCATGCTACTGGCCTGCTATGCGATGTTCGGGCTGAGCCTGCTGGCGTCGTTGGTGATCATCCCCCTGATCTGGAACCGGTTGGCGCTACACAAGATCGGCGCCGCCGCCACAGTCCCCACCCTGTGGATCGTGCTTGGCCCCCTGGGCCAATCCATCACCGCCGCAAACCTTCTGGGCGGGAACGCACACCTGGCCGCACCCGAACCGCTGGCCGGCGCCATGGAGGCCTTCGGCGTCCTCTACGGCGTACCAGTGCTCGGATTCGCGCTCCTATGGGCAACCCTGGCCGCGGCCATCACCCTGCGCACGGCACGCCGGGGACTGCCCTTCTCGCTGACTTGGTGGTCCTTCACCTTTCCGGTCGGAACCTGCGTCACCGGCCTGACCGGGCTCGCTATCCACACGCATCTGGCGGCCTTCGAATGGATGGCCGTCGCGGGCTATGCATTCTTGGTCGCCGCCTGGATCGTCGTTGCCACGCGCACCTTCCACGGAAGCATCATCCTAGGCACCCTCTTCCAGCCACCGAAGCCCTGA
- a CDS encoding sensor domain-containing protein, translating into MSQGAVDGVDYAQLFHQAPVGYIVASMQGTILVANATMCDWTGFQPGTLEGSRLLDILPVSDRLMYRTHAEPKLDRDGHLAELSLQLLGPDGSRLPVLLSVTRTLHGTVTRDLMVFFSAPERRRYERELATAHRRLEDAEAERTLLLDEARHRSLHDPLTGLPNRLHLQESLRAALAHAGGQHTRVGLLFCDVDDFKQVNDTLGHAAGDQVLQHIAHRLVAAVRSEDTVARISGDEFVVLIPGFEHPEELGSVAGRVRDSVASEIILGGTELRLSISVGRAETLVSADAGPADHQELANALLNNADKDMYRSKTARRGAPHRL; encoded by the coding sequence ATGAGCCAGGGCGCCGTCGATGGCGTGGACTACGCTCAGCTCTTCCATCAGGCACCCGTAGGCTACATCGTGGCAAGCATGCAGGGAACCATCCTCGTTGCCAATGCCACGATGTGCGACTGGACCGGGTTCCAACCCGGGACACTGGAAGGCTCACGCCTGCTGGATATCCTGCCCGTCAGCGACCGGCTCATGTACCGTACGCATGCCGAACCAAAACTGGATCGCGATGGCCACCTGGCCGAACTCTCGCTGCAGTTGTTGGGCCCCGACGGGTCGCGCTTGCCGGTGCTGCTCTCGGTCACCCGGACGCTGCACGGTACGGTCACCCGAGACCTGATGGTCTTCTTTTCCGCTCCGGAACGTCGACGCTATGAGCGCGAGCTGGCCACCGCCCACCGACGGCTTGAAGATGCCGAAGCGGAGCGCACCCTACTGCTGGATGAAGCACGCCACCGCTCACTGCATGACCCGTTGACGGGCCTGCCCAACCGGCTGCACCTGCAGGAGAGCCTGCGCGCCGCATTGGCACATGCCGGCGGGCAGCACACCCGAGTGGGCCTGTTATTCTGCGACGTCGATGACTTCAAGCAGGTGAACGACACCCTGGGCCATGCCGCGGGCGACCAGGTCCTGCAACACATCGCGCACCGGCTCGTCGCGGCGGTGCGCAGCGAGGACACCGTGGCTCGTATCAGTGGCGACGAGTTCGTGGTCTTGATCCCCGGATTCGAGCATCCGGAGGAGCTCGGCTCGGTAGCCGGGAGGGTCCGGGACAGCGTGGCCTCAGAGATCATCCTGGGCGGGACCGAACTGCGGCTGAGCATCTCCGTGGGACGGGCCGAAACCCTGGTGTCGGCGGACGCAGGTCCGGCCGATCACCAAGAATTGGCCAACGCCCTGCTCAACAACGCGGACAAGGATATGTACCGGTCCAAGACGGCACGGCGAGGTGCCCCGCATCGCCTCTGA
- a CDS encoding HNH endonuclease family protein translates to MKLRFASILSALALAGAVVLVPGTGPVPQTTSAPLLTAPSAVAATGSARIAPGPRLAGPRALSLLEALPVKGKAAATGYNRNAKFGNGWKDFNGNKCDERQDSLKRDMSKVKYKDKKKCQVASGRLHDAYTGKVLNWKVNSGLVDIDHVVALKNVWISGGQKLSQTQRLAVANDPLNLMASAASANRSKGDKNAAEWLPKNKSFRCQYVSTQISVKKKYALSVTSAEKAAMKRVLRSCSTQKAAKVTAIKPAGGTGILKPTAPAKPGAATTVKKKVSPGAFCAQSEKGKKGLGKKNGKLYICKASTKEARLRWRR, encoded by the coding sequence ATGAAGCTCCGCTTTGCCTCCATCCTCTCCGCCCTCGCCCTAGCCGGAGCCGTGGTGCTGGTGCCGGGAACCGGGCCGGTTCCGCAAACGACGAGTGCACCATTGCTCACCGCACCATCCGCCGTTGCCGCCACCGGAAGTGCGAGGATCGCGCCCGGTCCCCGGCTTGCCGGCCCGCGTGCCCTTTCCCTGCTCGAGGCCCTGCCGGTCAAGGGCAAGGCCGCGGCCACCGGGTACAACCGCAACGCCAAATTCGGCAACGGGTGGAAGGACTTCAATGGCAATAAGTGCGATGAACGACAGGATTCCCTGAAGCGGGACATGTCGAAGGTCAAGTACAAGGACAAGAAAAAATGCCAGGTGGCCTCCGGGCGCCTGCACGATGCCTACACCGGCAAGGTGTTGAACTGGAAGGTCAACAGTGGACTGGTCGACATTGACCATGTCGTCGCCTTGAAAAATGTCTGGATCTCCGGCGGGCAGAAACTCTCGCAGACCCAGCGGTTGGCCGTGGCCAACGATCCGTTGAACCTGATGGCGTCCGCGGCCTCGGCCAACCGCTCCAAAGGTGATAAGAATGCCGCCGAATGGCTGCCGAAAAACAAGTCATTCCGTTGCCAGTACGTCTCTACCCAGATCAGCGTCAAAAAGAAATACGCACTCTCGGTGACCTCCGCCGAGAAGGCCGCCATGAAGCGGGTGCTGCGTAGCTGCTCCACGCAAAAGGCCGCCAAGGTCACGGCCATCAAACCGGCCGGCGGCACCGGAATTCTCAAGCCGACTGCACCGGCCAAGCCCGGAGCGGCCACGACGGTGAAGAAGAAGGTCTCGCCCGGGGCCTTCTGTGCCCAGTCCGAGAAGGGCAAGAAGGGCCTCGGCAAGAAGAATGGAAAGCTGTACATCTGCAAGGCCAGTACGAAGGAAGCCCGGTTGCGCTGGCGGCGATAG
- a CDS encoding dioxygenase family protein, with amino-acid sequence MLEQSGIVRSDIRSSFGKSTGTVEGVPLTLKLRINDLANDGAPFAGVPVYVWQCDRAGDYSMYSTAAADQNYLRGVQIADANGKVSFSSIFPACYPGRWPHIHFEIYPDQASLCEHARAIGTSPLSLLAIDTVFGGGAPGGSSRTL; translated from the coding sequence GTGCTGGAACAAAGCGGCATCGTGCGCAGCGACATCCGCTCCAGCTTCGGGAAATCCACGGGCACGGTCGAGGGCGTCCCGTTGACGCTCAAGTTGAGAATCAACGACCTGGCCAACGACGGGGCACCCTTTGCCGGTGTACCGGTCTACGTCTGGCAATGCGACCGGGCCGGCGACTACTCGATGTACTCCACGGCAGCCGCGGACCAGAATTACCTGCGCGGGGTCCAGATTGCCGATGCCAACGGCAAGGTCAGCTTCAGCAGCATTTTCCCGGCTTGCTATCCGGGCCGCTGGCCGCACATCCATTTCGAGATCTACCCGGACCAGGCCTCGCTCTGCGAGCATGCGAGGGCGATAGGCACTTCGCCGTTGTCGCTCCTGGCCATCGACACGGTCTTCGGCGGCGGCGCACCCGGTGGATCCAGCAGGACACTCTAA